A single window of Jiangella alkaliphila DNA harbors:
- a CDS encoding YoaK family protein yields the protein MPTIVRSRDETLIPVLLFGLTAVTGVVDAVSYLALGHVFVANMTGNVIFLGFGIAGAADVSAAASVAALLAFVLGALAGGRLSRHLQHAGTPRHLAVVTAAGLAGTTAALVLSLLVGDDSAAARYALIVVLAATMGLQNASARALALPDLTTTVLTQSITGLAADSRWGSGGRQRAGRRLGSVATMLAGALAGALLLRGGGPAAALGVAVLLQAAVATIAYRIQRS from the coding sequence GTGCCGACGATCGTCCGCAGTCGTGACGAGACGCTGATCCCGGTCCTGCTGTTCGGCCTCACCGCTGTGACGGGCGTGGTCGACGCGGTGAGCTACCTCGCGCTCGGGCACGTGTTCGTCGCGAACATGACCGGCAACGTGATCTTCCTCGGCTTCGGCATCGCGGGAGCGGCGGACGTCTCGGCCGCGGCCTCGGTGGCCGCCCTGCTCGCGTTCGTGCTCGGCGCCCTCGCCGGTGGCCGGCTGTCGCGGCACCTGCAGCACGCCGGCACGCCGCGCCACCTCGCCGTCGTCACGGCGGCCGGATTGGCCGGGACGACGGCGGCGCTCGTGCTCTCGCTGCTCGTGGGTGACGACTCGGCGGCGGCCCGCTACGCGCTGATCGTCGTGCTCGCCGCCACCATGGGCCTCCAGAACGCGTCCGCTCGCGCCCTGGCGCTGCCCGATCTGACCACCACCGTGCTCACCCAGAGCATCACCGGCCTGGCCGCGGACAGCCGCTGGGGCTCCGGCGGGCGCCAGCGGGCGGGACGTCGCCTCGGCTCCGTCGCGACGATGCTCGCCGGGGCGCTGGCCGGCGCGCTGCTCCTGCGCGGCGGCGGCCCGGCTGCCGCGCTCGGCGTGGCCGTCCTCCTGCAGGCCGCCGTGGCCACCATCGCCTACCGCATCCAGCGGTCCTGA
- a CDS encoding DUF488 domain-containing protein, producing MTRIASIGVYGFTGETFLERLSGAGVGLLLDLRQRRGVRGPDYAWANSARLQGALAAADIGYRHVQELAPTTELRRLQYREDDRQGVGKRNRVALAPEYAERYTREILDPFDLGALVAGLPTGSVAAVLCVERDPEACHRSLVTARLSADHGLPVASLRPG from the coding sequence GTGACGCGCATCGCGTCGATCGGCGTCTACGGCTTCACGGGGGAGACCTTCCTGGAGCGGCTCAGCGGCGCTGGCGTGGGGTTGCTGCTCGACCTCCGCCAGCGCCGCGGCGTGCGCGGCCCCGACTACGCCTGGGCGAACTCGGCGCGGCTCCAGGGCGCGCTCGCCGCGGCGGACATCGGCTACCGGCACGTGCAGGAGCTGGCGCCGACGACCGAGCTGCGCCGGCTCCAGTACCGCGAGGACGACCGGCAGGGCGTGGGCAAGCGCAACCGCGTCGCGCTGGCGCCCGAGTACGCCGAGCGCTACACCCGCGAGATCCTCGACCCGTTCGACCTCGGCGCGCTCGTGGCCGGGCTGCCGACCGGCTCGGTGGCCGCCGTTCTCTGCGTCGAGCGCGACCCGGAGGCGTGCCACCGCTCGCTCGTGACCGCGCGCCTGAGCGCCGACCACGGCCTGCCGGTCGCGAGCCTCCGCCCGGGCTGA
- a CDS encoding MerR family transcriptional regulator: protein MRTSELARHVGVNPETLRYYERRGLLDEPPRTPGGHRDYPDTTVRLLRFVKRAQELGFTLDEVEELLHLDAGGPDGCDAARVLAVARKSDLEARIADLQRMRDGLADLVETCDLPRDDRNCRLLVAIEPPPRPEGGR, encoded by the coding sequence ATGAGGACGAGCGAGCTGGCCCGCCACGTGGGCGTGAACCCGGAGACGCTGCGCTACTACGAACGCCGCGGACTGCTCGACGAGCCGCCGCGGACGCCGGGCGGGCACCGCGACTACCCGGACACCACCGTGCGGCTGCTGCGGTTCGTCAAGCGTGCTCAGGAGCTCGGCTTCACGCTGGACGAGGTCGAGGAGCTGCTCCACCTCGACGCCGGCGGTCCGGACGGCTGCGACGCCGCCCGGGTGCTCGCCGTCGCCCGGAAGTCCGATCTGGAAGCCAGGATCGCGGACCTGCAGCGGATGCGCGACGGCCTCGCCGACCTCGTCGAGACCTGCGACCTGCCGCGGGACGACCGCAACTGCCGGCTGCTGGTGGCCATCGAGCCGCCGCCTCGACCGGAAGGCGGCCGATGA
- a CDS encoding ankyrin repeat domain-containing protein produces the protein MAFLDTRDPVAVAAVAAIHSGDMEGLRQLLVEHPGLATDRLGSATGMSRTLLHVATDWPGHFPRGAETVAALVQAGADVNARFAGPHIETPLHWAASTDDVAVLDALLDAGADIEAGGSVIGGGTPMSDACAFAQWNSARRLLERGATTLLWEAAALGLMDRIEGAFAAEPAPDAHEVTQGLWAACHGGQREAAAYFLGRGADADWIGYDDLTPLDAADRAGASDLVAWLRARGARSARDLR, from the coding sequence ATGGCCTTCCTGGACACGCGCGATCCGGTCGCGGTGGCCGCGGTGGCAGCGATCCACTCCGGTGACATGGAAGGGCTGCGGCAACTGCTCGTGGAGCACCCCGGCCTGGCGACGGACCGCCTCGGCTCCGCGACCGGCATGTCGCGGACGTTGCTGCACGTGGCGACCGACTGGCCCGGTCATTTCCCGCGCGGCGCCGAGACCGTGGCCGCCCTCGTCCAGGCGGGTGCCGACGTGAACGCCCGGTTCGCCGGCCCACACATCGAGACGCCGCTGCATTGGGCGGCCAGCACCGACGATGTCGCGGTGCTCGATGCCCTGCTCGATGCGGGCGCGGACATCGAGGCCGGTGGTTCCGTCATCGGCGGCGGCACGCCGATGTCCGACGCGTGCGCCTTCGCCCAGTGGAACTCCGCCCGCCGCCTGCTCGAGCGCGGCGCGACCACTCTGCTCTGGGAGGCCGCCGCACTCGGTCTGATGGACCGCATCGAGGGCGCCTTCGCCGCCGAGCCTGCGCCGGACGCGCACGAGGTGACCCAGGGTCTGTGGGCGGCGTGCCATGGCGGTCAGCGTGAGGCGGCGGCGTACTTCCTCGGCCGCGGGGCCGATGCGGACTGGATCGGGTACGACGACCTGACTCCGCTCGACGCCGCCGACCGGGCCGGCGCGTCGGACCTGGTCGCGTGGCTTCGTGCTCGCGGCGCCAGATCGGCCCGCGACTTGCGCTGA
- a CDS encoding aldo/keto reductase codes for MKTFTLPGTEIVVPNVVLGLMRIDGKTDDDVRELVRTARDAGIDFVDHADVYGNELHGCERRFADALQLTPSQRDEITIQTKAGIVREGPYFDFSYEHLVESVDGSLRALRTDRIDILLLHRPDALVEPEEVARAFDELESSGKVRHFGVSNHTPRQIDLLRKFVRQPIVANQLQLSITHEPIVAQGVAANMLGEQQSVTLDGGGMLDYCRLNDITVQAWSPFQAGFFNGVFLGSPDYPELNAVIDRLAAQYDVPAIAIATAWITRHPARMQVVLGTTTPERVAGAAQGSDVPLTRAEWYELFRAAGHRVP; via the coding sequence GTGAAGACCTTCACCCTGCCCGGCACCGAGATCGTCGTCCCGAACGTCGTGCTCGGCCTGATGCGGATCGACGGCAAGACCGACGACGACGTCCGCGAGTTGGTGCGCACGGCGCGCGACGCCGGCATCGACTTCGTCGACCACGCCGACGTGTACGGGAACGAGCTGCACGGCTGTGAGCGTCGCTTCGCCGACGCGCTGCAGCTCACGCCGTCGCAACGCGACGAGATCACCATCCAGACCAAGGCCGGCATCGTCAGGGAGGGGCCGTACTTCGACTTCTCCTACGAGCACCTCGTCGAGTCGGTCGACGGGTCGCTGCGGGCGCTGCGGACGGACCGCATCGACATCCTGCTGCTGCACCGCCCGGACGCGCTCGTCGAGCCCGAGGAGGTCGCTCGTGCCTTCGACGAGCTCGAGTCCTCGGGCAAGGTGCGGCACTTCGGCGTCTCGAACCACACGCCCCGCCAGATCGACCTGCTGCGCAAGTTCGTCCGCCAGCCGATCGTCGCCAACCAGCTGCAGTTGTCGATCACGCACGAACCGATCGTCGCCCAGGGCGTCGCGGCGAACATGCTCGGCGAGCAGCAGTCGGTGACGCTCGACGGCGGCGGCATGCTCGACTACTGCCGCCTGAACGACATCACCGTCCAGGCGTGGTCGCCGTTCCAGGCGGGCTTCTTCAACGGAGTCTTCCTGGGCTCGCCCGACTACCCGGAGCTCAACGCCGTCATCGACCGGCTCGCCGCGCAGTACGACGTCCCGGCGATCGCCATCGCGACCGCCTGGATCACCCGTCACCCCGCGCGGATGCAGGTCGTGCTCGGCACCACCACGCCGGAGCGGGTGGCCGGTGCCGCCCAGGGGTCGGACGTGCCGCTGACCCGCGCGGAGTGGTACGAGCTGTTCCGCGCCGCCGGCCATCGCGTGCCGTGA
- a CDS encoding TetR/AcrR family transcriptional regulator, which yields MTAAPAPRRGRPRSERAQAAILHASAELILDHGLGDVSMDTIAERAGVSKATIYRWWPTKEALALDALYTEWEPPEPTDTGTLRGDLLDLLLPWVRLVRARPYGRVIGTFITKAHSDPGFAAEYVSRVVEPRRDAARALFARAVERGEIPAGTRVEVVLDLLYGALYHRLLHGHLPLTDGFVADVVDLALDGVHGHTGSEVRRADDRPQS from the coding sequence GTGACCGCCGCACCGGCGCCGCGGCGCGGGCGGCCGCGCAGCGAGCGGGCGCAGGCCGCGATCCTGCACGCGTCCGCCGAGCTGATCCTCGACCACGGGCTCGGCGACGTCAGCATGGACACCATCGCCGAGCGCGCGGGCGTCAGCAAGGCCACCATCTACCGCTGGTGGCCCACGAAGGAGGCACTGGCGCTGGACGCCCTGTACACCGAGTGGGAGCCGCCGGAACCGACCGACACCGGAACGCTGCGCGGCGACCTGCTCGACCTGCTGCTGCCCTGGGTCCGGCTGGTGCGGGCCCGTCCGTACGGGCGGGTCATCGGGACCTTCATCACCAAGGCTCACAGCGACCCCGGCTTCGCCGCAGAGTACGTGTCGCGGGTGGTGGAACCGCGGCGCGACGCGGCCCGGGCGCTGTTCGCCCGCGCGGTGGAGCGGGGCGAGATTCCGGCCGGCACCCGGGTGGAGGTGGTCCTGGACCTGCTCTACGGCGCGCTCTACCACCGGTTGCTGCACGGCCACCTGCCGCTGACGGACGGGTTCGTCGCTGACGTCGTCGACCTCGCCCTCGACGGAGTACACGGACACACCGGATCGGAGGTGCGTCGTGCCGACGATCGTCCGCAGTCGTGA
- a CDS encoding VanZ family protein codes for MIYDFLLFNKPLAYATLLVVVVAGIVAGYLLTRRGEAGRRPLWVLAGLAVLPVLGLTLVPELKSTAGWPDEVRCAFAASVPPLNVLVVANAVLFLVPVFLAALAARRPAVVFAAGAALSALVEGLQALIPSLGRACDVDDWVVNTLGAAAGALLALGVMTAARRRESPRPLPPRGRGGFGG; via the coding sequence ATGATCTACGACTTCCTGCTGTTCAACAAGCCGCTCGCCTACGCGACCCTGCTCGTGGTCGTCGTGGCCGGCATCGTGGCCGGATACCTGCTCACGCGCCGCGGCGAGGCGGGCCGTCGTCCGTTGTGGGTGCTTGCGGGGCTGGCGGTCCTGCCGGTGCTCGGGCTGACCCTGGTGCCCGAGCTCAAGTCGACGGCCGGCTGGCCGGACGAGGTGCGGTGCGCGTTCGCCGCGAGCGTCCCGCCGCTGAACGTCTTGGTGGTGGCGAACGCGGTGCTGTTCCTGGTGCCGGTCTTCCTCGCCGCGCTGGCAGCCCGGCGCCCGGCCGTCGTGTTCGCGGCCGGCGCGGCACTGTCGGCGCTGGTCGAGGGCCTGCAGGCGCTGATCCCGTCGCTCGGGCGCGCGTGCGACGTCGACGACTGGGTGGTGAACACCCTCGGCGCGGCGGCCGGCGCGTTGCTCGCGCTCGGGGTCATGACCGCCGCGCGGCGGCGCGAATCGCCTCGACCCCTTCCTCCACGCGGTCGCGGTGGGTTCGGTGGCTGA
- a CDS encoding GNAT family N-acetyltransferase: MSTYEFRVDGHVDAHWGTQLGGLRLEHHPDGTSTLTGPMTDQAQLHGTLTQLRDLGAALLSVRALPRPAPGLLQRLDWPERTERLVLRPARPADAHAVFQYRSLEPVARWITELPADEDAFRTRFEEPGRLATSLVVELDGQVIGDLMVKIEDAWAQAEVADTARNVHAELGWVFHPAQQGHGYATEAVRALLRICFTGLRLRRVTALCFADNEPSWRLMERLGMRREEHNVRDTLHRSGEWLDGYGYALLAEEWNASPA, translated from the coding sequence ATGAGCACGTACGAGTTCCGGGTCGACGGCCACGTGGACGCGCACTGGGGTACCCAGCTCGGGGGCCTTCGCCTCGAGCACCACCCGGACGGCACGTCCACGCTGACCGGCCCGATGACCGACCAGGCACAACTGCATGGCACGCTCACCCAGCTGCGCGACCTCGGCGCCGCGCTGCTGTCGGTGCGGGCGCTCCCCCGGCCGGCGCCCGGGTTGCTGCAACGGCTCGACTGGCCGGAGCGCACCGAGCGGCTCGTCCTGCGCCCCGCCCGCCCGGCCGATGCCCACGCCGTCTTCCAGTACCGCAGCCTCGAGCCGGTCGCCCGCTGGATCACCGAGCTCCCGGCCGACGAGGACGCCTTCCGCACCCGGTTCGAGGAGCCCGGCCGGCTGGCCACCAGCCTCGTGGTCGAGCTGGACGGGCAGGTCATCGGCGATCTCATGGTCAAGATCGAGGACGCCTGGGCGCAGGCCGAGGTCGCCGACACCGCCCGGAACGTCCACGCCGAGCTGGGCTGGGTCTTCCACCCCGCCCAGCAGGGCCACGGCTACGCCACCGAGGCCGTCCGCGCACTGCTGCGGATCTGCTTCACCGGCCTGCGCCTGCGCCGCGTCACCGCGCTCTGCTTCGCCGACAACGAGCCCTCGTGGCGGCTGATGGAGCGGCTGGGCATGCGCCGCGAGGAGCACAACGTCCGCGACACCCTGCACCGCTCCGGCGAGTGGCTCGACGGCTACGGCTACGCCCTGCTCGCCGAGGAGTGGAACGCGTCACCCGCCTGA
- a CDS encoding YybH family protein gives MTNKNAASEPNDLGRFFIERANAGDVDGLVALYEPNAVLAFPPGNLATGHAEIRKVYEQFVAAAPVLLPGRQHPALVGDDLALTASTLTTGEVTVEVARRQPDGSWLWAVDQPSLEP, from the coding sequence ATGACCAACAAGAACGCGGCTTCCGAGCCGAATGACCTGGGCCGATTCTTCATCGAGCGGGCCAACGCGGGCGACGTCGACGGCCTGGTGGCGTTGTACGAGCCCAACGCCGTGCTGGCGTTCCCGCCCGGCAACCTCGCGACCGGGCACGCCGAGATCCGCAAGGTGTACGAGCAGTTCGTCGCGGCCGCGCCGGTGCTGCTGCCGGGCCGGCAGCACCCGGCGCTGGTGGGCGACGACCTGGCGCTGACGGCGTCGACGCTGACCACCGGCGAGGTGACCGTCGAGGTCGCCCGCCGCCAGCCGGACGGATCGTGGCTGTGGGCCGTCGACCAGCCGTCGCTGGAGCCGTGA
- a CDS encoding NfeD family protein, translating into MSWIVWLLVAAMLGAAEFFTLTFALGMLAGAALVAAVVAGLGGAWLLQIAAFALAGAAGLLVVRPIARQHMSHPPLTSEGSDALVGKRAVVIEDVTTDRGLIKLAGETWSARVLDGDQVIPAGSVVDVMEIEGATAIVYPRELLP; encoded by the coding sequence ATGTCGTGGATCGTGTGGCTGCTGGTGGCTGCGATGCTGGGCGCGGCGGAGTTCTTCACGCTGACGTTCGCTCTCGGCATGCTCGCCGGGGCGGCGCTGGTCGCGGCCGTCGTCGCGGGGCTGGGCGGTGCGTGGCTGCTGCAGATCGCGGCGTTCGCGCTCGCCGGCGCCGCCGGGTTGCTGGTCGTCCGGCCGATCGCTCGCCAGCACATGAGTCACCCACCGCTCACCAGCGAGGGCAGCGACGCGCTGGTCGGGAAGCGGGCCGTGGTGATCGAGGACGTCACGACCGACCGCGGGCTGATCAAACTCGCCGGTGAGACCTGGTCGGCCCGCGTCCTGGACGGCGACCAGGTCATCCCGGCCGGCTCGGTGGTCGACGTGATGGAGATCGAGGGCGCGACGGCCATCGTCTATCCGCGGGAACTGCTGCCCTGA
- a CDS encoding NAD(P)-dependent oxidoreductase → MSAVGVVGLGAMGGRIAGRLLDIGHEVHGTNRTAGRARPLIARGLIWHDTPREVAEAADVVISMVTDDAALDAITGGPGGVVAGVAAGKVYIDMSSVSPETSERIAERVSAAGADMIDAPVSGSVPQAETGTLTIMAGGDERVFRGVEPLLRDLGQSVTLVGGHGRGALLKLAVNISLAVQTLAFSEGLVLAERGGIDPRLAASVMSSSAIGSPMLQARVPLLLDLPEDAWFTIRLIRKDIGLALDEARRGGVPLPSGAAAAAVLDEAIERGYGRRDLAALHQVVRELATGGAT, encoded by the coding sequence ATGAGCGCCGTCGGCGTGGTCGGGCTCGGCGCGATGGGCGGCCGGATCGCCGGCCGGCTGCTCGACATCGGGCACGAGGTGCACGGGACGAACCGCACGGCCGGCCGGGCGCGGCCGCTGATCGCGCGCGGGCTGATCTGGCACGACACCCCACGCGAGGTCGCTGAAGCGGCCGACGTGGTCATCAGCATGGTGACCGACGACGCGGCGCTCGACGCGATCACCGGCGGACCCGGCGGGGTGGTCGCGGGGGTCGCGGCCGGCAAGGTCTACATCGACATGAGCAGCGTCAGCCCGGAGACCAGCGAGCGGATCGCCGAACGGGTCTCCGCGGCCGGTGCGGACATGATCGACGCGCCGGTGTCCGGCAGCGTCCCGCAGGCCGAGACCGGCACGCTGACCATCATGGCCGGCGGCGACGAGCGGGTGTTCCGCGGCGTGGAGCCGCTCCTGCGCGATCTCGGCCAGAGCGTCACCCTCGTCGGCGGCCACGGTCGCGGCGCCCTCCTCAAGCTGGCCGTCAACATCAGCCTCGCCGTCCAGACCCTCGCGTTCAGCGAAGGGCTGGTCCTCGCCGAACGGGGCGGCATCGACCCGCGGCTGGCCGCGAGCGTCATGAGCAGCAGCGCCATCGGCTCGCCGATGCTGCAGGCCAGGGTGCCGCTGCTGCTGGACCTGCCCGAGGACGCGTGGTTCACCATTCGCCTCATCCGCAAGGACATCGGCCTCGCCCTGGACGAGGCGCGGCGCGGCGGCGTGCCGCTGCCGTCCGGAGCCGCGGCGGCAGCCGTGCTGGACGAGGCGATCGAGCGCGGGTACGGCCGGCGCGACCTCGCCGCGCTTCACCAGGTGGTGCGCGAGCTGGCGACGGGCGGGGCGACGTGA
- a CDS encoding SPFH domain-containing protein produces the protein MELLVLIIVLAAVVAFGVASTVRVVPQARRYNVERFGRYRTTLQPGLNFIIPMVDRINTKLDVREHVFTSQPQPVITQDNLVVNIDTVLYYQITDPRAAAYEVANYLQAIDQLTVTTLRNVIGSMDLESTLTSREVINAQLRTVLDDATGKWGIRVNRVEIKAIDPPSTIKEAMEKQMRAERDKRAVILHAEGERQSKILTAEGTRQQEILEAQGNQQAMILRADGEARAIERVFQAVHQNDADPKVLAYKYLETLPHLASGENNTFWVIPGEFTEAIRTVTSAFGDHSGSGAAQASGSEDGDGRAQAELDHDEHRELTAGGVPSGDAAAAAHQVAQQAAAAVEDAKAEAAAAESGVTTGPGRASGG, from the coding sequence ATGGAACTGCTGGTGCTCATCATCGTCCTCGCTGCCGTGGTGGCGTTCGGGGTCGCCTCGACGGTGCGGGTGGTGCCTCAGGCGCGCCGCTACAACGTCGAGCGATTCGGCCGCTACCGCACGACCCTGCAACCCGGGCTGAACTTCATCATCCCGATGGTCGATCGCATCAACACCAAGCTCGACGTGCGTGAGCACGTGTTCACGTCGCAGCCGCAGCCGGTGATCACTCAGGACAACCTGGTGGTGAACATCGACACGGTGCTCTACTACCAGATCACCGACCCCCGCGCCGCGGCCTACGAGGTGGCCAACTACCTGCAGGCCATCGACCAGCTGACCGTCACCACGCTGCGCAACGTCATCGGCAGCATGGACCTGGAGAGCACGCTCACCTCCCGCGAGGTGATCAACGCCCAGCTGCGGACGGTGCTCGACGACGCGACGGGGAAGTGGGGCATCCGGGTGAACCGGGTCGAGATCAAGGCGATCGATCCGCCGTCCACCATCAAGGAGGCCATGGAGAAGCAGATGCGGGCCGAGCGGGACAAGCGCGCCGTCATCCTGCACGCCGAGGGGGAGCGGCAGTCCAAGATCCTCACTGCCGAGGGCACCCGGCAGCAGGAGATCCTCGAGGCGCAGGGCAACCAGCAGGCGATGATCCTGCGTGCCGACGGCGAGGCCCGCGCCATCGAGCGGGTCTTCCAGGCGGTGCATCAGAACGACGCCGACCCGAAGGTGCTGGCCTACAAGTACCTCGAGACGCTGCCGCACCTCGCCAGCGGCGAGAACAACACGTTCTGGGTCATCCCCGGCGAGTTCACCGAGGCGATCCGCACGGTCACCAGCGCCTTCGGCGACCACTCCGGCTCGGGCGCCGCTCAGGCGTCCGGCAGCGAGGACGGCGACGGCCGGGCGCAGGCCGAGCTCGACCACGACGAGCACCGGGAGCTGACGGCGGGGGGCGTGCCCTCAGGTGATGCCGCCGCCGCGGCGCATCAGGTCGCCCAGCAGGCCGCGGCCGCCGTCGAGGACGCCAAGGCCGAGGCCGCGGCGGCCGAGAGCGGTGTCACCACCGGGCCGGGCCGCGCGTCAGGCGGGTGA